From Staphylothermus hellenicus DSM 12710, a single genomic window includes:
- a CDS encoding leucyl aminopeptidase, translating into MSINEISILDRWIVLAKLKYILSDKSLDKIDVDTLIVPVISENNKPRIPEEIRDAYRELIDTIISSGDFKGEEKEVIIGYSRNRIKRLVLAGLGKEPDHETFREAVASAINSIAEKQSVHAGLYLRDLKNIFEISDLIDNSVLTIEITLFDPGELFKTENKKLTLKEMVLIVDNISEDMENALKRSTIISDAVNYARRIAETPSSTMNPARIEEEAKKLAEQYGLEIKVFQKEDLEKMGMNGILAVGSGGGIPPRLIILEYRGRNSNEWDYAFVGKTVTFDAGGLNLKPTGYIDNMKYDKCGGAVVLGIMKAVAELKLPVNVVAALPAVENLPGPNAYKPRDVIKMYNGLTVEVGNTDAEGRLILADALSYIDKNYTPKQIFDLATLTGAIVIALGNYAAGLFTENDEVAKKLYDIGWKIGERVWHMPLWKEYYEQLKSNIADTNNIGGRPAGAITAAAFLSKFVSDKKRWIHLDIAGVSFVEKGYPKKAYYKPAATGFGVRLLTYYLLKDLE; encoded by the coding sequence TTGTCAATAAATGAAATAAGCATCCTGGATAGGTGGATAGTATTGGCTAAATTAAAGTATATCTTGTCGGATAAGTCTTTAGATAAAATAGACGTTGATACTCTAATTGTGCCTGTTATTAGTGAAAATAATAAGCCTAGGATTCCAGAAGAGATAAGAGATGCTTATAGAGAACTAATAGATACAATTATTAGCAGTGGAGACTTCAAGGGTGAAGAAAAGGAAGTAATAATTGGGTATAGTAGGAATAGGATTAAAAGATTAGTATTGGCTGGGTTAGGTAAAGAACCTGATCATGAGACTTTTAGAGAAGCTGTTGCATCAGCTATTAACTCCATTGCTGAAAAACAAAGTGTTCATGCAGGATTATATCTTCGAGACCTGAAAAATATATTTGAAATAAGTGATTTAATAGATAACTCTGTCTTAACAATTGAAATCACCTTATTTGACCCCGGCGAACTCTTTAAGACTGAAAACAAAAAGCTCACTCTGAAAGAGATGGTTTTAATTGTCGATAATATAAGTGAAGATATGGAGAATGCTTTAAAGAGATCAACTATTATAAGTGATGCAGTAAATTATGCTAGAAGAATAGCAGAGACACCGAGTTCTACAATGAATCCAGCAAGGATCGAGGAGGAGGCTAAAAAGCTTGCTGAACAATATGGATTAGAAATTAAGGTTTTCCAAAAAGAAGATCTCGAGAAAATGGGAATGAATGGAATACTAGCTGTAGGTAGTGGTGGAGGAATTCCTCCGAGGCTGATAATACTCGAATATAGAGGGAGAAACAGTAATGAATGGGACTATGCTTTCGTAGGGAAAACCGTGACCTTCGACGCCGGCGGATTAAATTTGAAGCCCACAGGATATATTGATAATATGAAGTATGATAAGTGCGGTGGAGCAGTTGTTCTAGGAATAATGAAGGCGGTAGCAGAACTTAAACTACCAGTTAATGTTGTAGCTGCTCTACCAGCTGTTGAGAACTTGCCAGGGCCTAATGCATATAAGCCTAGAGACGTTATCAAAATGTATAATGGATTAACAGTTGAAGTAGGAAATACTGATGCTGAAGGCAGACTTATTCTCGCAGATGCGCTATCATATATAGATAAGAATTATACGCCCAAACAAATATTTGATCTAGCAACACTTACTGGAGCAATAGTTATAGCTTTAGGAAACTATGCTGCCGGGCTATTCACAGAAAACGATGAGGTTGCGAAGAAGCTATATGATATAGGGTGGAAGATTGGTGAACGAGTATGGCATATGCCTTTGTGGAAAGAATACTATGAACAACTCAAAAGCAATATAGCTGACACCAACAATATTGGAGGAAGACCGGCGGGAGCAATTACGGCTGCAGCCTTCCTAAGCAAGTTTGTATCGGATAAGAAGAGATGGATCCACTTAGATATTGCTGGAGTATCATTTGTTGAGAAAGGCTATCCTAAGAAAGCATATTATAAACCGGCAGCTACGGGCTTTGGTGTTAGACTTTTAACGTATTATCTGCTTAAAGACCTAGAATAA
- a CDS encoding DUF47 domain-containing protein codes for MTEWSWLGGRKLQNVIMKSLEHIKTVHLTVLKLDEFIDSLINDEIDQAAKIYNEIVSEERKADEIKREILNSLKGVFIHPLDREDLLRLILTADDIAAYVKAAGRRLMSLYDIGYKIPREILEIMKDISKKTVSASKSLLDSIMVLGTDSSKSIELTHNVEKYEEEIDEIRIKALEKIYTQCKKNLTMECILLRDVIEDLEAISDKCEDTSDVVRLIAISS; via the coding sequence ATGACTGAATGGAGCTGGCTGGGTGGAAGAAAGCTTCAAAATGTTATCATGAAAAGCTTAGAACATATTAAAACGGTTCACTTGACTGTTTTAAAACTGGATGAATTCATAGATAGTTTGATAAATGATGAAATAGATCAGGCTGCCAAAATATATAATGAAATAGTATCAGAAGAGCGAAAGGCTGATGAAATAAAACGCGAGATCCTTAATAGCTTGAAAGGTGTCTTTATACATCCATTGGATAGAGAAGATCTATTAAGGCTCATACTCACCGCTGATGATATTGCAGCATATGTTAAAGCGGCTGGACGCAGATTAATGAGCCTATACGATATAGGTTATAAAATACCCCGTGAAATATTGGAGATAATGAAGGATATCAGTAAAAAAACCGTTTCGGCATCTAAGAGTTTACTTGATAGTATTATGGTTCTAGGCACCGATTCTTCTAAATCCATAGAACTAACACATAACGTTGAGAAATACGAGGAGGAAATAGATGAGATTAGGATAAAAGCATTAGAGAAAATATATACGCAATGCAAGAAGAACTTAACCATGGAATGCATACTCCTAAGAGATGTTATAGAGGATCTAGAGGCTATCAGCGATAAATGTGAGGATACGAGTGACGTTGTAAGGTTAATAGCAATATCTAGTTAA
- a CDS encoding helix-turn-helix domain-containing protein gives MSEEEYCSIYDIRFLMKRGITLSPPLWRTLKAVLELKKATAEDLSKKTGRPRTIESRYLAELNRLGIVARKRISRKVYYIEPITAVKEALQEFGPEMPVEQLAHQISLPADIARIIIQKIKEGKL, from the coding sequence ATGTCTGAGGAGGAGTATTGTAGCATATACGATATAAGGTTCTTGATGAAGCGAGGAATAACATTATCGCCGCCCCTGTGGAGAACGCTGAAAGCAGTATTAGAATTAAAGAAGGCTACTGCAGAAGATCTATCTAAAAAGACTGGCAGACCAAGAACGATAGAATCAAGATATCTTGCAGAACTAAATAGGCTCGGTATAGTAGCTCGTAAAAGAATTAGTAGAAAAGTATACTATATTGAACCCATAACCGCGGTTAAAGAAGCATTACAGGAATTTGGACCAGAAATGCCGGTTGAGCAACTGGCTCATCAAATAAGTTTGCCAGCCGATATTGCTCGGATCATCATCCAAAAGATCAAGGAAGGCAAGTTGTAA
- a CDS encoding ribbon-helix-helix domain-containing protein, giving the protein MERFDFDDRLQQNDKNNYIVLDLKPHSRVVSFKIEENTLSRFDKYIRQLGFKNRSFVIKQLIYAFIEAVEKHLNRSRKNSGIDENKDAYLTIEGLVPGIVIKENKNNKE; this is encoded by the coding sequence GTGGAACGCTTCGATTTCGATGATCGCCTACAACAAAATGATAAGAACAACTACATAGTATTAGACCTGAAGCCTCACAGCAGAGTTGTAAGTTTTAAAATTGAGGAGAATACTCTTTCGAGATTTGATAAATATATTAGGCAACTCGGTTTTAAGAATAGAAGCTTCGTTATTAAACAGTTGATATATGCTTTTATAGAAGCAGTGGAGAAGCACCTCAATAGAAGTAGGAAGAATTCTGGTATAGATGAAAATAAAGATGCTTATCTTACAATTGAGGGGCTTGTTCCAGGCATAGTTATAAAAGAAAATAAAAATAATAAAGAATAA
- a CDS encoding 50S ribosomal protein L13e — translation MNKEIQPPEPIVRKPMLRKHGGLSPGLRIGRGFSKKELEAVGLDLKTAEKLGLRIDKRRRTMHEWNVQALRDYLTKIGYSVKEDNK, via the coding sequence ATGAACAAAGAAATTCAACCCCCTGAACCTATAGTAAGGAAACCTATGCTGAGAAAACATGGAGGTTTAAGCCCTGGCTTACGTATAGGCAGAGGGTTTAGTAAGAAGGAATTAGAAGCAGTTGGTTTAGATCTGAAAACCGCGGAGAAGCTGGGTCTACGCATAGATAAGCGTAGAAGAACCATGCATGAATGGAATGTTCAAGCATTAAGAGACTATTTAACAAAGATCGGATATTCTGTAAAAGAAGATAATAAATAA
- a CDS encoding DUF211 domain-containing protein, translating to MIKRLVLDVLIPIKGPSIVDIAENLSRVKGVNAVNITVKEVDVETQNIIVVIEGDNIDFGETRVLIEELGGVIHSVDQVVAGKKIVGVPREIYEEL from the coding sequence TTGATTAAGAGACTGGTACTAGATGTATTAATACCTATTAAGGGCCCATCAATAGTTGATATTGCAGAAAATTTATCGAGAGTTAAGGGTGTAAACGCGGTTAATATTACTGTGAAAGAAGTAGACGTTGAAACACAGAACATTATAGTGGTTATAGAGGGAGACAACATAGATTTTGGCGAAACCAGAGTCCTAATCGAAGAGCTTGGCGGAGTAATTCATAGTGTTGACCAAGTTGTTGCAGGCAAAAAAATTGTTGGAGTTCCACGTGAGATATACGAGGAGCTATGA
- a CDS encoding serine/threonine protein kinase, which yields MSAKRGFVEVVEEFFKQTKILYIDDCPFVHKQYSKEPGLVKWFFIKAANLFVKAYPFVLEPRSRMIRETSFMDDEYKLVKTPHIIVKDWVSTSIIREYINGTHFDPYFDEQEYFRLGKELAMIHNSGYVMGDTKYTNFLKIDDKFYVVDAEQAIRSNSHDYMFWDIFVFITTIIYKMMVDNPFRTKDLIRGRMNNFLNGYISAIEHDYYSILSNVDKFNYKTIMFMLLPYPLYIIFNDMIKQLIRK from the coding sequence TTGAGCGCGAAGCGTGGATTTGTTGAAGTTGTAGAAGAATTTTTTAAGCAGACAAAGATCTTGTACATTGATGATTGTCCATTCGTGCACAAACAATACTCTAAAGAACCCGGGCTTGTAAAATGGTTTTTTATTAAGGCAGCTAACTTATTTGTTAAAGCGTATCCTTTCGTTTTAGAGCCTCGAAGCCGCATGATTAGGGAGACAAGTTTTATGGATGATGAATATAAACTTGTAAAGACTCCTCATATAATAGTTAAGGATTGGGTTTCCACAAGCATTATTAGAGAGTACATCAATGGCACACATTTCGATCCATATTTTGACGAGCAGGAATATTTTAGATTAGGAAAAGAGCTAGCAATGATTCATAATTCGGGATATGTGATGGGTGACACGAAGTATACGAACTTTCTGAAAATAGATGATAAGTTCTATGTAGTTGATGCTGAACAAGCTATTAGATCGAATTCGCATGATTACATGTTTTGGGACATTTTTGTCTTCATAACAACAATCATTTATAAAATGATGGTTGATAATCCGTTTAGAACTAAAGATCTTATTCGCGGGAGAATGAATAACTTTCTTAATGGATACATTTCTGCGATCGAACATGATTACTACTCTATTCTGAGTAATGTTGACAAATTTAATTATAAAACAATCATGTTTATGTTACTACCCTATCCACTATATATTATATTTAATGATATGATAAAACAATTAATCCGTAAATAA